Genomic window (Psilocybe cubensis strain MGC-MH-2018 chromosome 1, whole genome shotgun sequence):
CAGATTTTTAGGACTCCGTATCACAATGGTGTGTATCAACCTATGATCCACAAGACAAGCCATGCTGACCGAGTGAAAAAAAGACTCTCGCCGTCGATCTCCTCCACCCCTCCGCTGAACACGAGGCCAAGCAGCACAAGCTCAAGCGTCTTGTACAGTCCCCCAACTCGTACTTCATGGACGTCAAATGTCCTGGTGAGTGCTTTCACCTCTAGCCCCCTTATCCAACCCCACGTCTCGATCAAATTCATATATTGAACCCCAAATACTCATGGTATCCTCGTTTCTGTTCAGGCTGCTTCGCCATCACCACCGTCTTCTCGCATGCCCAGACCGTTGTTGTCTGCCCCTCTTGCACGAGCGTCTTGTGCCAGCCCACTGGTGGAAGGGCCAGGTTGACTGAGGGTGCGTTCCTCATCGCAGCCATCTCTTGCTTTAAATCGTCTAACCTGACAATTTCCGTTCCAGGCTGCTCATTCCGTAGAAAGAACTAGGTCACAGATCCCACCTTGTCTTACCTACCTACGTATATATGTCTGCTTTCCACCTCAATTTCCTCACCCAGCGCATTCATTCACGCCCGACGCCCAATATCACTTCAACTCGCACTAGCTATGTAAATCGCTTTTAGGTCCACCACCTTTGTCTTGCATTTCAAGCTTTCTTTGATAGGTTTTGAtccctcttccatctttCCCCACACACTCATCATAATCTGGATGACCTAGGATTAATAAAAATTAATCTTTTGGGATGGATGATgacttttcttcctcctcgtgtAACAAGATTAAGAAGATATATTTTATCTTGAGCTTTATCTGGCTTCCCTCATTGCGCAACCACGTAATTGTTGAGACATCCGATGGTACTCTGTCTTCTCTCCTGTCGCGTGACTTTCAGCTGGGAAAGTATCATTGGCATTACATTATTGAAAGCCAACAAATAATCCTAATCCACGGTTTACATCTGCATTATGTGTATAATGTAATACGGTACAGGATCAAAATATCCTTGCAGGTTATGGCCAAATCGTTTATACTTCTGTATTCAGTCTTTCATTAGGATCGCGATATTCCGGCAAGTTGCGTAAAGCTTTCCAATGCTAATTGCACCATTAGCCGAATCTCTTCTCAAGTTCTTGTTTCCCATATATCGAACAAAAGGCTTTTGGGAGGAAACTTCTGATGCCGAAAGGACGCCTATTATTACCCCAAATATTTCCGATGCCTTCATGGTATGCTTTGTCCTCGATTATGGATTTCACTGCCGCCGCGGTCTTATTCTAACAGCGGCATAGTATAAGAATATTGCGAGAACAACATCCACCGTGGACTCTTTCAGATCGTTGTTTGGATCTATCATTCGAGGAATCTGAATTTTACAGCTTCTACTTGCACCCAGTCAGTTAGGAGCTCGAAGAAAGTCTTCCTCTGGGTGTGATTACGACACAATCCTGTTGAACCTGAATACACACGGGGTCAGAAAGTTGACTCAGCATTGCATCGCATTTCAGACAGAGAAGCAGTCGCGTATGTCATTCTTTATTGTCTTTCCATTATCACCAGCATTTTGTATAGCCGTTCCTAGGGACCTCGACGTCTGGGATCCTTCGAGTTGACTTACGCGAGCGCGTACGGTTGCCATCGATGATCGCACTTCGAAGTGCTATTTTTGTTAATTGCGGTCGCATTCCCTGGCCAATTATGCAACCACCTGGGGTCTTTCACCGACTTACGACCCGAACTTTGAATCGGTGACTTGATATAACAATGTCTGACAATTGTCTGGCATTATTCTTGATTGTAGTATATTTCTTTTAGAAATCCATTGTCACCGCTTTTCATGATGTCTTCAGATGTATACAACTAATATGCTTTCTATCTCGTGTATTCACATATTTCAGCAACCCTGGAAAATCGGAAATGCAGAAAATGGAGTTCTACGGCATTGGCATTAACATCGAAAATTGAAATGATGCTTCGGTTCAGAATGTGGGCTGGGATATGTAACAGACAATAACCAAAGCCGCATACAACATACCGCATCAAAAGGTGTGTGTTCGGATATTAAATCTACGACATCACAAAAAATGGCGACTCGCCACCGCCATGGGGTCAGGTAGATCTAAAATATTTATCATTATATAGATCTTACTAGCAAAACGAGCTCTAATACCGATGACATAAGTAGGTGGATGAGAATTAAACAATTATGTGCATAGTCCAGAAATTAAATGAATAGTATCATAGCTCGTACTACATCTAGAGAGCAAATCCAGCAGTTAGCATTCGCCTATATTCAATCGATTCTATAGTTTTGATTGAGGTATGTCTTCGGCGGGACCTCTAATGTTAGCACGGACAACGCCTTCTTGTGTCATTACTGCTACCAGCGTTCCATCACGAGTGAACATCTGTAATCAAATGTCAGTCATATTCCTAGTGGACTGGGTAAGAAGAGTCGGAATAGCATGGAAACCCACCCTTCCGTGAACAATTGCACGTCCTGAACCGCCACGAGGGCAGTCTATCTATTAAAATAATCAGAATCATACCCAAGAGGAGATTTAGACAAGTTTGAACCAACTTCGTATAGAAGCCAATCTCCGGCGTCGAAGTCATTGCTGGAGGGAACGTGATAAATGGATAATACTCGTCGAGCCAGAGGGGTATACGTACTTGTAAAACCAAATTGCGTGGTCAAGAGTAGACTGGAGTATATATGATCTAGGTTACTCAAGTGGCCCAGTACAGAACATCACAGAGGCTTACATTCATGCTCAAGGAATCTGGGCCTTTCCCTCCTCGCTTTAATCTCATAATTCTGCCAGCAGTTGAGATGCTGTTGAAATGTAATATCAGCGTCGAATTTGCAATGTCTCGTGAATTATCTTACAAATGCAAGTCTGATTCATAGGCGAGAATACactattcattcattcagtTGACTATATCAAAGGTTAGTTGGATATACGCACCTTTTGGAACGGTGCTTCATATCGGGGTATATCTCTTGCTTTCATCCAATACACATAGCGCTCAATGCCGTCTGAGCTAACATAAGGCCCTTTAGCTGATTTAATTGCTATTGGACTTCGAGCACGCTCCTAAATAATGTGAGCGTCCCATCAAGATTATAATAGAAGCAGGGAAACCCACTTGAAGCCGATCCTGGAAAAACTTGACTACATTCGGCGACGAATTGGGATCCTGGATGACGCGGGCATAGTTAACTTCTTCGTCAGGGCATTCCTCTGGAGGTGGAACAATAGGCATTTTCCATTGGTGAACTGGTTGCCATGGCTCAGGTTTTTGGAACGAGCACACcatgatgaaaatgatgcgTCCGTTTTGGATTGCTTTCACAGAACGAGTAACGTAGGATCTGCCATCGCGCACCCGTTCCACACTGTATACGATAGGGGTTGAAGGGGATGCACTCATTAAGAAATAACACTATATTGATCAGCACTTTTCTTTATACCGTAAAAAGTTGAAAATAATACATACATGCAATGACTGTTAAAGGTGCAGTAACATATTAATTCCAGAAAAATCCGTAGTTTAGATATGATGCATACGTGTAGTGCAAACGCTGGGTCAACACAATTCGTAGCCGACACTAAACCCTGGCTAATGACTTGTCTGAATGCCGGTCCCAGTCAACAACGATGTTGAAACGATAGGAAACAACAACGGCACTAAAAGACTCACCCACCAAACGCACCACGAGCAAGCAAAGGTAACCATAAAGACTTCGAACGAAAGAGGTTTACTTCAATTTGCTCTACTTCGAGTGAGGTAGAGATTTGCTCATGCTCGACTTGGTTCAATCCACCGTCCATCACGGGTATAATGAGAGAAAAGAGGGTGAAGATGATAATCAAGGGTTAACAATCTTCGTCGTCAACAAGCGTTTTTGAGATTGAAGTGCTTTACTGCTTGTGATATCCCTTTGCCAATGATGCTGTCTTGAATGCGGGAGTAATATAGTGACTACCCAGTCGGCATCCGGCAATACTTAACTCCGAGTACCGTTAGCTAAACTACTTGGTCTTACCTGCAGTGAACCCTCCGAGGGCCGACAGTCTTCAAACAACCTTCAGAGCATTCAAAGTTTATTGCGATATAGTTCAATCTTATCTCACTTTGATAATGAGGAGGAAAATGGTTTTCACAGAACAGAAGTTTGAATGTAGAGGCTTATAGTCCGTTCGATTATGTTGAAGCCCAGGCTCTAATACTACCATTATCCTCTCCAATTGCTCTGGAGAAAATATAACGTGGAAAGCTATACACCCCACTATTGAGATTTAGTGTAACAGAAATCTTAAGTATAAGGAACAGCGGGTAAATCGATTTTCGGACTTAGTACTTGTTGCGTGGCTTGCCTGGCTTGCCTGAGGGAGAAGGCGTCTAACGAAGTTAAGTCCTGAAGGGAGAACTTAAGGCAGTTGGGTGCCTTTGATCGTTGCCACACAAGTGTCCTGGCGTTATTATAAAATAACGAGAAAGTGTATGAGGTTTATCTATGGTAATGAAATATGAATGACTGACCTGAGAAGTGTATGcaagaagagaaaacataCTCCATGATGTCCCCAAGAAATATCAAAGCTCTTCAACCTCAATGGTGAAGCCACACTCATGACATACTTGCTCTCCGATGCCGTCCCGAATGCCCTGCACTTGACTAAAAACATGCTTATGCTCAGCATCTTTTCGCCTCTGCCAAACGCCTTCTTTTGTTCGCTTTCGAAGCTCTTTTAAGCTCTGTTCAAActtcttgtttttctttttattcttttccGCTGTTCGTCTTTCAAACTCGGCATCCAATGCTTCGGGAGATCCCCATTTCTTCCAAGCGAAGTCTTCAACTTGCCAACGCAGATACAACATCATGTTAGCGTAGGTAGAAGCGTGGGGATTGGCTTTGAGTAGATGTGGCATCAGTTCTTCGTCCTGGAGTTCAGCTGTATGATATCTAAGTTAGCAGAATTTGATAGGGAGGTTACTGATACCACACATACGATCCGTGAGCAAATAATCCTATAACGCATTTTGATAAGTATCTAAACTTTTATAAGAGTTTTCAAGGAAAACATACGGCTTTACACTCTGTTTTCGTTAATAGACTGTACTTTTCTGGATATTCGCGTTGACAGGGCTTACAGACCAGACATTTGAATACTTTCATAAACGTCGGGTCGATGTCCATGGAGTTACATTCTCTGCATTTTGCATTACGGTCAGGATCGAGAAACATGGCTAGGGAAAGTATCAGAAAGCCAGGACATTGTGAAGATACAGACGACGCACGCATATCCAGATTGTGTACATCTCTTTgcttctctctttccttttcctttcttcgtAGTTCCTCGTCTACTTTCTTGCCATCGTCATCTAACAAGAAGCCTCCCTTGGTATTAACCATTTTTGAGAGATCATATTCGAAATATGTTCCAAGACGCGAGTCTCGTTGCAG
Coding sequences:
- a CDS encoding DNA repair protein rad14, translating into MSSNDQRPSTPPPRTFDSTFLQATPEHIKQIEINRLKAKDAQRQREQESSSSNALNSNNKRPLSGAAARNDTILSSSKPLQRDSRLGTYFEYDLSKMVNTKGGFLLDDDGKKVDEELRRKEKEREKQRDVHNLDMPMFLDPDRNAKCRECNSMDIDPTFMKVFKCLVCKPCQREYPEKYSLLTKTECKADYLLTDPELQDEELMPHLLKANPHASTYANMMLYLRWQVEDFAWKKWGSPEALDAEFERRTAEKNKKKNKKFEQSLKELRKRTKEGVWQRRKDAEHKHVFSQVQGIRDGIGEQHEQISTSLEVEQIEVNLFRSKSLWLPLLARGAFGGVERVRDGRSYVTRSVKAIQNGRIIFIMVCSFQKPEPWQPVHQWKMPIVPPPEECPDEEVNYARVIQDPNSSPNVVKFFQDRLQERARSPIAIKSAKGPYVSSDGIERYVYWMKARDIPRYEAPFQKSTE